In bacterium, a single window of DNA contains:
- a CDS encoding addiction module protein, whose amino-acid sequence MNTTLASIFDLSLAEKLQLVEDLWDELAATPEAVSIHEWQKEELARRKANLIKNPALGISWEEVKRRVRRHYGR is encoded by the coding sequence ATGAATACTACGCTTGCTTCAATCTTTGACCTCTCTTTAGCGGAGAAACTCCAGCTTGTGGAAGATCTCTGGGATGAACTTGCGGCTACTCCTGAGGCAGTGTCAATTCACGAATGGCAGAAGGAAGAGTTGGCCCGAAGGAAAGCAAACCTTATCAAGAACCCAGCCTTAGGGATTTCCTGGGAAGAAGTCAAACGAAGGGTTCGCAGGCATTATGGCCGTTGA
- a CDS encoding formate--tetrahydrofolate ligase → MEQGHGTAYNRALKMHSGRFNVIPGKPLDPKLTSEDLDSLEKGCCNLEKHIENMRLHGLPAIVAINLFEHDTDREIELVRRLAKEYGAMDAIPCTNFKDGGKGAIELANKVVLACQEKPKFNFLYPLDISIKEKIETIATKVYGAERVSYEPLAEKKIKLYTENGYANLPICMAKTHLSLSHDPNLKGRPKGFTLPVRDVNLSAGAGFLYPLCGAMRTMPGLPSIPAGTKVDIDENGRVVGLF, encoded by the coding sequence ATAGAGCAGGGGCACGGCACAGCATATAACAGGGCATTAAAGATGCACTCAGGAAGATTCAATGTTATCCCAGGAAAGCCATTAGACCCTAAGCTTACCTCAGAAGACCTTGATTCCCTAGAAAAGGGCTGTTGCAATTTGGAAAAGCATATAGAAAATATGAGGCTACATGGCCTTCCTGCAATTGTTGCCATAAATCTATTTGAACACGATACCGATAGAGAAATAGAGCTTGTTAGAAGGCTTGCCAAGGAATACGGAGCAATGGATGCCATCCCCTGCACAAATTTTAAGGATGGTGGAAAAGGTGCCATTGAATTGGCAAACAAAGTGGTTTTAGCCTGCCAAGAAAAACCAAAGTTTAATTTCCTCTATCCCCTTGATATATCAATCAAGGAAAAAATAGAAACCATAGCAACAAAGGTCTATGGAGCAGAGAGGGTTTCTTATGAACCATTGGCTGAGAAAAAGATAAAGCTCTATACCGAAAATGGCTATGCCAATCTTCCCATTTGTATGGCAAAGACCCATTTATCATTATCCCATGATCCAAATCTTAAGGGAAGACCAAAGGGATTTACCCTTCCTGTAAGGGATGTAAATCTCTCTGCCGGTGCAGGATTCCTCTATCCCCTCTGTGGAGCAATGCGAACAATGCCAGGCCTTCCCTCAATCCCTGCAGGAACAAAGGTTGATATAGATGAAAATGGAAGGGTGGTTGGGTTGTTTTAG
- a CDS encoding DUF5618 family protein — MNNAKEILRNAPIEDNNYTDVKYVQEACGTAYLAVLKAIDTYLLKKGIDEKKLPKSVNGYREMLRKHAIIHNGKILKSFESLYKELHIAGYYRGLLYNVDMVKDALKATKDFIEKIEA, encoded by the coding sequence TTGAACAATGCAAAGGAAATATTAAGAAATGCTCCGATTGAGGATAATAATTATACAGATGTTAAGTATGTCCAGGAGGCTTGTGGCACTGCCTATCTTGCGGTATTAAAGGCTATTGATACATATTTATTGAAGAAAGGAATAGATGAAAAAAAATTACCGAAATCTGTAAATGGCTATCGGGAAATGTTGCGAAAGCATGCGATAATTCATAATGGGAAGATATTAAAAAGTTTTGAATCTTTATATAAAGAGTTACACATAGCAGGTTATTATAGAGGACTTCTTTATAATGTTGATATGGTCAAGGATGCCTTGAAGGCAACAAAAGACTTTATTGAGAAGATTGAGGCTTAA